The sequence GATGGATCGTCGTCATGGCATGGCGCCATTCCATAGGCGCTTGAGACGGACCTCATCCCCTTTTCAATTTGGAATGAGGTCCATATTTCTCAATGGCTAAGCTCGAGCGTGGCATTTTCCAGCCACGCCCGTACGTCATGATCATGGATCAGCGGCATCAGCGCTTCGCGCGTCCGGGCGTGATACTCGTTCAGCCAATGCAACTCCTCATGCGTCAGCAGTTCCACCAGCACCAGGCTGCGATCGATCGGGCAGAAGGTCAGCGTTTCGAAGCCCAGCATCGGCATGTCGCCGCCCTCGATCTCCTCCGGATCGCGGATATAGATCAGGTTTTCGATGCGGATGCCGAATTGACCCGGACGGTAATAGCCGGGTTCGTTGGACAGGATCATGCCGGGAAGCAGTTCCTGCACGGCAAGGCGCGCAATGCGCTGCGGCCCCTCATGCACCGACAAATAGGAGCCGACGCCGTGGCCGGTGCCATGCGCGAAATCGACGCCCGCCTTCCACAGCGCGATGCGCGCCAGCGGATCGAGATCGCAGCCGCGCGTTCCCTTCGGGAAACGAGCCGTGCTGATGGCGATCATTCCCTTCAATACCAGCGTGAAGAGGCGCTTCTGCTCTTCGGAGACGGCACCGATGCCAACTGTACGGGTGATATCGGTGGTACCGTTGATATATTGCGCACCTGAATCGATCAGGAACAGTTCGCCGGCCTGGATCAGCCGGTCGCTCGCCGTGGTTACGCGGTAATGCATGATGGCCGCGTGTTCGCCGGCACCCGAGATCGTATCGAAGGAGATATCCTTCAGCGGGTTCTGCATGCTTTCGCCGACGCGGGCGCGGCAAGCTTCCAACCGTTCTGCCGCAGCGATTTCCTTCACCGTTCCAGGCTTGCTTGTCTCCAGCCAGTAAAGGAACTCGACCATGGCGGCGCCATCCTGCAGGTGCGCCGCGGCCGATCCGTTGATTTCGGCAATATTCTTGCAGGCGCGCGGCAGCTTGGCGGGATCATTGCCCTCCACGACCTCACCACCTTCACGACGGATGATGTCGGTCAGAGCGTAGGAGGCAAGATCGGGGTCGACCAGGATGCGCCCGCCATTCGCGGCCGCAGCGGCCAGGCGCTTGGTAAGTTCCGACGGCGGCAGCTGCTCGCAGATCTGCGTGAGATAGGCTTCGGCCTCGACCTTGGTCTTGCGCTTGTCGAGGAAGAGCGCCGCTTCCTCTTCCGCATAGATGATGGCGCGGGCCAAGGGATGCGGCGTGTGCGGCACGTCGCTGCCGCGGATATTGAAGATCCATGCGACAGAGGACGGATCGGTAATCAGTGCCGCCTTGAGGTTTTTTTCCTTGAGGCCGTTTGCAATCGTCGCAAGCTTGTCCTTGGCGAGGATACCGGCCTGGGCGATATCCTGAATGATAACGCTGCCCAGTGGCTCGGGCGGCCGGTCGGTCCAGAGCCTGTCAAGCGGATTGTGGGGCAGGAAGACGAGCTTGCCGTCGATCTCGGCCAAGGCCTTTTCCAGTCGGCGTACTTCGGCCCCCGTATGCAGCCACGGATCGATGCCGAGCCGGAAACCTTTCTTCGCGTGACGCGGCAGCCAGACATGCGGCGGCTCGTTCACCAGATCGCCTCCGGTGAAGACGCTCCGATCCACCTGCTCTGCAAGCTGCGTCACATAACGGCCATCCACGAAAACCACGGCCTGAGAGTGTGTGATAAGCGCAACACCTGCCGATCCAGTGAAGCCCGTGAGCCATGCGAGACGCTCCGAGCATTTGGGCACATACTCGCCTTGATACTCGTCAGCCCGCGGCACGAGGAAGCCGTCAATGCCGAGATCGTCGAAAGCAGCGCGCAAGCCGGTAACACGCTCGCGGCCGAATTGCGGGGTGGAAGTGACGTCGAAAGACTGAAACATGGGCTGATCCGGTAGTGGTGGAGAGTTCGTGAAACTGAATATTGCCAGTATGTTAGAGCATCACGATCGGAAGTGCGACGTGATTTTCGATCTCTAAGACGCTATGTACGATTACCGCAATATCACACCAGATGAGAGTAGTTTATCTCGCGTCGACCGTTAACGAATGCGCCCATTTCGTGAGCATGCCAAGCCGATTATGACAACTTCACGGCACGAAACATGCATATTACGCATAGCTCCCATGAAGCTGCCCCCCTGCCACACCGACGGGCGAGTCGCTATATCCGCGGCATCAAACGGGGTTCACGAAGAACCAGCTCGAAACCAAGGACTTAAGACAATGCCTATCTCTCGCTCCGCATATGTTAGCCCGGCGCTGGCTGGCGAGCGTCGTACCGTACGCCATTCCGTCGGCTCGCTTCGTCAGCTCGAAGTCGAAACTGCAAAGGCAATCGGCGCCAACCGCGGCGGTCGCCGCTAACAAGTTTACGATCTACGCGTTCCAAGTGATCGCAATCCGGTTCTCCTCCTCCCTCGGATTATGATCAGAACGCTTAGAGCCCGCTTGAGCACTCCTCCTCCACACGCTCGCGGGCAAGATCGGTGAAAACCGATCTGAAGGCGGTGCTTCGGCACCGCCTTTCTTATTTTTGCAATTGTTGATGCGGGAAGTGACCGGCTCAAGGCCGGTCGAGATGGATGGTGACCCAGCCGTTGCGCCAGATCGTGCGCACATGCCGCAGATGCGCGCCGTTATAGGCAGCGAGAACCTTCCAGCGCTGCTCGGCAAGAATACCCGACAGAATGACCGAACCGCCCGGTGCCAGATGCGCCACAAGCTGCGGCGCCATCTTGATGAGCGGACGAGCCAGAATATTGGCGATGATCAGGTCGAACGGTCCATGACGGGAAAAGGCTGTGGAATGGAAGCCCGGTGCCGTCTCCAGCGTGACACCGGAGGCGATGCCATTGCTGCGGACATTTTCCTTCGCAACGCGGACGGCAATCGGATCTATGTCTGTCGCCAGAACCGGAATATTGCGCAGCTTGCGCACGGCAATCGCCAGCACGCCGCTGCCCGTCCCGAGATCGAGCGCGTTGCGCACGCGGCGGCTCGCAACAACCTTCTCGATCGTCTCCAGGCAGCCAGCAGTCGTCCCATGGTGACCAGTGCCAAAAGCTTGTCCTGCTTCGATTTCGATGGCGATGTCGCTGGAGC comes from Rhizobium tropici CIAT 899 and encodes:
- a CDS encoding aminopeptidase P family protein, giving the protein MFQSFDVTSTPQFGRERVTGLRAAFDDLGIDGFLVPRADEYQGEYVPKCSERLAWLTGFTGSAGVALITHSQAVVFVDGRYVTQLAEQVDRSVFTGGDLVNEPPHVWLPRHAKKGFRLGIDPWLHTGAEVRRLEKALAEIDGKLVFLPHNPLDRLWTDRPPEPLGSVIIQDIAQAGILAKDKLATIANGLKEKNLKAALITDPSSVAWIFNIRGSDVPHTPHPLARAIIYAEEEAALFLDKRKTKVEAEAYLTQICEQLPPSELTKRLAAAAANGGRILVDPDLASYALTDIIRREGGEVVEGNDPAKLPRACKNIAEINGSAAAHLQDGAAMVEFLYWLETSKPGTVKEIAAAERLEACRARVGESMQNPLKDISFDTISGAGEHAAIMHYRVTTASDRLIQAGELFLIDSGAQYINGTTDITRTVGIGAVSEEQKRLFTLVLKGMIAISTARFPKGTRGCDLDPLARIALWKAGVDFAHGTGHGVGSYLSVHEGPQRIARLAVQELLPGMILSNEPGYYRPGQFGIRIENLIYIRDPEEIEGGDMPMLGFETLTFCPIDRSLVLVELLTHEELHWLNEYHARTREALMPLIHDHDVRAWLENATLELSH
- a CDS encoding 50S ribosomal protein L11 methyltransferase, which gives rise to MSEIRLYVTTNEKKAGQVLDLMTPVFEDEELPIATTEIDEKNDVWEASIYLYAADEDEVRGRFEALLKPTFADLVVQKEVLPDIDWIAKSLEGLKPVRAGRFLVHGSHDRDKVGSSDIAIEIEAGQAFGTGHHGTTAGCLETIEKVVASRRVRNALDLGTGSGVLAIAVRKLRNIPVLATDIDPIAVRVAKENVRSNGIASGVTLETAPGFHSTAFSRHGPFDLIIANILARPLIKMAPQLVAHLAPGGSVILSGILAEQRWKVLAAYNGAHLRHVRTIWRNGWVTIHLDRP